The Acidimicrobiales bacterium genome has a window encoding:
- a CDS encoding acyl-CoA dehydrogenase family protein: MATDQALADEIVDTIRTWVDREVMPNAAEFEHSDTFPQAMFDQMCDFGLFGSTIPEEYGGLGLDITTYARIIEELSRGFMSLAGILNTHKIGATMIGRFGTEEQRQRFLPRMCDGSFRAAFSLSEPDAGSDTGAIRCRAERDGDEWVVNGTKFWVTNGQRSSLVMLMARTPDDRITCFLVEKEPGGSFEGITVSKNIEKLGYKGLETVEMSYVDHRVPHANVLGGDDGMGHGRQYALSALELGRINVAARSVGVAQAAFDAAMRYAQQRETFGRPIYEHQAIQFKLADMATKLQAARLMTYDAARRADAGQRVDMEAGMAKLFASEAAFEIATEALRIHGGNGYTTEFPVERYFRDTPLMIIGEGTSEIQKMVIARKLLERYPAE; the protein is encoded by the coding sequence ATGGCGACCGACCAGGCGCTGGCCGACGAGATCGTCGACACCATCCGCACGTGGGTCGACCGCGAGGTCATGCCGAACGCCGCCGAGTTTGAGCACTCCGACACCTTCCCCCAGGCCATGTTCGACCAGATGTGCGACTTCGGACTGTTCGGCTCCACCATCCCCGAGGAATACGGGGGCCTGGGCCTAGACATCACCACCTACGCCAGGATCATCGAGGAGCTCTCCCGAGGCTTCATGTCCCTAGCTGGCATCCTCAACACACACAAGATCGGCGCCACCATGATCGGCCGGTTCGGGACCGAGGAGCAGCGCCAGCGATTCCTGCCCCGGATGTGCGACGGCTCGTTTCGGGCCGCCTTCTCTCTGTCGGAACCCGATGCCGGCAGCGACACAGGTGCCATTCGGTGCCGAGCCGAGCGAGACGGCGACGAGTGGGTAGTCAACGGCACCAAGTTCTGGGTCACCAACGGCCAGCGGTCGTCCCTTGTCATGCTGATGGCCCGCACCCCCGACGACCGCATCACCTGCTTCCTGGTCGAGAAGGAGCCAGGTGGGTCGTTTGAGGGGATCACGGTCTCGAAAAACATCGAAAAGCTGGGCTACAAGGGCCTAGAGACGGTCGAGATGTCCTACGTGGACCACCGCGTGCCCCACGCCAACGTGCTGGGCGGAGACGATGGGATGGGCCACGGTCGGCAGTACGCCCTCTCGGCCCTCGAGTTAGGTCGGATCAACGTGGCTGCCCGGTCGGTCGGCGTAGCCCAGGCGGCCTTCGATGCGGCCATGCGGTACGCCCAGCAGCGCGAGACGTTCGGCCGACCCATCTACGAGCACCAGGCCATCCAGTTCAAGTTGGCCGATATGGCTACCAAACTGCAGGCGGCCCGCCTCATGACCTACGACGCCGCCCGGCGGGCCGACGCCGGGCAACGGGTCGACATGGAGGCCGGCATGGCCAAGCTGTTCGCCTCCGAGGCGGCGTTCGAGATCGCCACCGAGGCGTTACGCATCCACGGCGGCAACGGCTACACCACCGAGTTCCCGGTGGAGCGCTACTTTCGCGACACCCCGCTAATGATCATCGGCGAGGGAACGAGCGAGATCCAGAAGATGGTTATCGCCAGAAAGCTGCTCGAGCGCTATCCCGCCGAGTGA
- a CDS encoding TIGR03564 family F420-dependent LLM class oxidoreductase: MRIALNASAELLHADLGRLREHAERAADDGFSGWWLAQTGLVDALTAFTALANTAPGLEFGTAVVPTYPRHPTALAGQALTTAAALRDRSLVLGIGLSHRPVIEGMLGLSFEKPIRHLIDYLAVLQPLLESGSVSVDGEAFTAHVDTGRPTDRPPSVMVAALGEQALRVAGHHTDGTILWMVGPRTVASHIAPRMNEAAAAAGRAAPRIVCSLPTCVTDDVEAARSAAAAVFEIYGQLPSYRAMLDREGVDHPGEVAIVGTEEEVAAQLANLAEAGVTDFAALEFGTTADESARTRALLVSQL; this comes from the coding sequence ATGCGCATCGCTCTAAACGCCTCGGCCGAACTCCTCCACGCCGACCTGGGACGCCTGCGGGAGCACGCAGAACGGGCGGCCGACGATGGGTTCTCGGGCTGGTGGCTGGCTCAGACTGGGCTCGTCGACGCCCTGACCGCCTTCACGGCGTTGGCCAACACGGCACCTGGACTCGAGTTCGGCACGGCGGTGGTCCCGACCTACCCTCGCCACCCCACAGCTCTAGCCGGCCAGGCCCTGACTACGGCGGCCGCCTTGAGGGACCGTTCTCTTGTCTTGGGTATCGGCCTGTCCCACCGCCCGGTGATCGAGGGCATGTTGGGGCTGTCGTTCGAGAAGCCCATCCGACACCTGATCGACTACCTAGCGGTCCTCCAGCCCCTGCTGGAGTCCGGATCGGTGTCAGTCGATGGGGAGGCGTTCACCGCCCACGTGGACACTGGTCGGCCCACAGACCGGCCTCCGTCGGTGATGGTGGCTGCCCTGGGCGAGCAGGCCCTGCGGGTGGCTGGGCACCATACCGACGGCACCATCCTCTGGATGGTCGGGCCGCGCACAGTGGCCTCCCACATCGCCCCCCGCATGAACGAGGCGGCGGCGGCCGCTGGCCGTGCCGCACCCCGGATCGTATGCAGCCTCCCAACCTGTGTAACCGATGACGTCGAGGCGGCCCGCTCGGCGGCGGCGGCCGTCTTCGAGATCTACGGACAGTTGCCGTCTTACCGGGCCATGCTGGACCGCGAGGGTGTCGACCACCCGGGTGAGGTAGCAATCGTAGGCACCGAGGAGGAAGTGGCCGCCCAACTGGCCAATCTGGCCGAGGCCGGGGTGACCGACTTCGCGGCGCTGGAGTTCGGTACCACGGCCGACGAGTCCGCCCGGACCCGAGCCCTGCTAGTCAGCCAGCTCTGA
- a CDS encoding amidohydrolase produces MTTIPRIISVDDHVVEPPDLWTSRLPAKYQDRCPRVERDTAEFNFEGGVFSFEKGVEGGEMCDWWLYDDLVYPFPKLSAAAGFDELDVVPVTFDEIHPAGWKQADRLTAMDENHVDVSVCFPNVLPRFCGQAFLEREDKDLALLCVQAYNDWIIDEWCAGDGRGRLIPLTLIPLWDPVAAAAEIHRCANKGSFAVAFSENPFPLGLPSIHDKDRFWDPFFVACQETDTIVNMHIGSSSKMPTTSPDAPFSVSSTITFANAMGSMCDYILSGMFVRFPKLKIAYAEGQVGWMPYVVERMDKIWAERGDASFGIDLPEPPSSYIPGHVWGCIFDDEIGLKNRDVIGLDQICFEVDFPHADTTYPHTLDVATKICREAGLDDDEVYKLMRGNAIKAFGLERFGITE; encoded by the coding sequence ATGACGACCATTCCTCGCATCATCTCGGTCGATGACCACGTGGTGGAGCCGCCCGACCTGTGGACCTCCCGCCTGCCGGCGAAGTACCAGGACCGGTGTCCCCGGGTTGAGCGTGACACGGCCGAGTTCAACTTTGAGGGCGGCGTCTTCTCGTTCGAGAAGGGGGTCGAAGGTGGGGAGATGTGCGACTGGTGGTTGTACGACGACCTCGTCTATCCCTTCCCCAAGCTGTCGGCGGCCGCTGGCTTCGACGAGCTGGACGTGGTCCCCGTTACCTTCGACGAGATCCACCCGGCGGGTTGGAAGCAGGCCGACCGGCTGACTGCCATGGACGAGAACCATGTCGACGTGTCGGTCTGCTTCCCCAACGTGCTGCCCCGGTTCTGCGGCCAGGCCTTTCTGGAGCGGGAGGACAAGGACCTCGCCCTGCTCTGCGTCCAGGCTTACAACGACTGGATAATCGACGAGTGGTGCGCCGGCGACGGGCGCGGTCGCCTTATCCCGCTGACCCTTATCCCCCTGTGGGACCCGGTCGCCGCGGCCGCCGAGATCCACCGGTGCGCCAACAAGGGCTCGTTCGCCGTGGCCTTCTCCGAGAACCCGTTCCCGCTGGGCTTGCCGTCCATCCACGACAAGGACCGCTTCTGGGATCCGTTTTTCGTGGCCTGTCAGGAGACGGACACCATTGTCAATATGCACATCGGGTCTAGTTCCAAAATGCCGACCACGTCGCCCGACGCGCCGTTCTCGGTGTCGTCCACAATCACGTTCGCCAACGCCATGGGGTCCATGTGCGACTACATCCTGTCCGGGATGTTCGTCCGGTTCCCGAAGCTGAAGATCGCCTATGCCGAGGGCCAGGTCGGGTGGATGCCCTACGTGGTGGAGCGCATGGACAAGATCTGGGCCGAGCGGGGAGACGCCAGCTTCGGCATCGATTTGCCTGAGCCACCCAGTTCGTACATCCCGGGCCACGTCTGGGGCTGCATCTTCGACGACGAGATTGGTCTCAAGAACCGAGACGTCATCGGCCTAGACCAGATCTGCTTTGAGGTGGACTTCCCCCACGCCGATACGACGTACCCCCATACGCTGGACGTGGCTACGAAGATCTGCCGGGAGGCGGGCCTTGACGACGACGAGGTCTACAAGCTGATGCGGGGCAACGCCATCAAGGCGTTCGGCCTGGAGCGCTTCGGCATCACCGAGTAG
- a CDS encoding amidohydrolase: MTATNTAAPYTLISSDCHAGGNMKAYEEYLAPAYREAFAEWRGAYSNPFRDLQDDGRSRNWDDDRRNGDLDAEGVAAEIVFPNTVPPFFPTGALITYPPTNRPDYDRRLEGVRTHNRWLKDWCAAHPERRCGLPQVFLFDLDDTIADLKLAAENGHSSFMLPAVPPDSGMPGLYDPVYDRLWAACRDLDLTITQHGGSGNPNYGDTPASGLMFLLEVPFFAHRNLSHLIMSGVFNRFPELRYVMTEQGVAWVLEDLRRMDGYHAQMASGRVGELGFSADIVLPDRPSEYFVRNVWIGASFPSPSEADAMKKVGIERMMWGSDYPHNESTFPYNRDHLRRSFSGWDEADLRKVFAENAAEVYRIDLDALAPLAERIGPSVDEVATPLDEVPKDAFSPAFTRP, translated from the coding sequence ATGACCGCTACCAACACAGCCGCCCCATACACGCTGATCTCGTCGGACTGCCACGCCGGCGGGAACATGAAGGCCTACGAGGAGTACCTCGCACCGGCCTACCGGGAGGCCTTCGCCGAGTGGCGGGGTGCCTACTCCAACCCCTTCCGTGACCTTCAGGACGACGGCCGGTCACGCAACTGGGACGACGACCGGCGCAACGGCGATCTGGACGCTGAGGGGGTGGCCGCCGAAATCGTCTTCCCGAACACCGTCCCTCCGTTCTTCCCGACCGGGGCGCTCATCACCTACCCGCCTACCAACCGCCCCGACTACGACCGGCGTCTCGAGGGCGTTCGGACCCATAACCGGTGGCTGAAGGACTGGTGTGCCGCTCACCCGGAACGCCGCTGCGGCTTACCCCAGGTGTTCCTCTTTGACCTCGACGACACCATCGCCGACCTGAAGTTGGCTGCCGAGAACGGCCACTCCAGCTTCATGCTCCCCGCTGTGCCACCCGACTCCGGGATGCCCGGCCTTTACGACCCGGTTTACGACCGCCTGTGGGCGGCCTGTCGGGACCTCGACCTGACGATCACCCAGCATGGTGGTTCGGGCAACCCCAACTACGGCGACACCCCGGCGTCCGGCCTCATGTTCCTACTGGAGGTTCCGTTCTTCGCCCATCGGAACCTTTCGCATCTCATTATGTCCGGGGTGTTCAATCGGTTCCCGGAACTCCGTTACGTGATGACCGAACAGGGCGTGGCCTGGGTGCTTGAGGACCTCCGCCGGATGGACGGCTACCACGCCCAGATGGCCTCGGGTCGGGTCGGTGAGCTGGGCTTCTCCGCCGACATCGTGCTGCCCGACAGGCCCAGCGAGTACTTCGTTCGCAACGTCTGGATCGGGGCTAGTTTCCCGAGCCCGTCAGAGGCTGACGCCATGAAAAAGGTTGGTATCGAACGGATGATGTGGGGGAGCGACTACCCCCACAACGAGAGCACGTTCCCCTACAACCGGGACCACCTCCGCCGCTCATTCAGCGGTTGGGACGAGGCCGACCTTCGGAAGGTATTCGCCGAGAACGCGGCCGAGGTGTACCGCATCGACCTCGACGCCCTGGCGCCGCTGGCCGAGCGCATCGGCCCTTCGGTCGACGAGGTGGCTACGCCACTGGATGAGGTCCCGAAGGACGCCTTCAGCCCGGCCTTCACCCGGCCCTGA
- a CDS encoding Lrp/AsnC family transcriptional regulator codes for MSEKNVLKESLGELNAIDRSLLALLQEDGRVPNVDLAEAVHLSPSACLRRVRRLEEVGLIARYVALVDPAAVGLGTDVFVEITLTGQDEPTLDAFERAVSDRPEILSCHLMAGDFDYLVHVVVRDVADYEVLHRTHLAQLPGVARMVSSFALRPICDRTAYPLG; via the coding sequence ATGAGCGAAAAAAATGTGCTAAAAGAATCCTTGGGAGAACTGAATGCCATCGACCGATCGCTGCTGGCGCTGCTCCAGGAGGACGGTCGAGTTCCCAACGTGGACCTGGCCGAGGCCGTCCACCTGTCGCCCTCGGCCTGCCTCCGGCGGGTCCGACGCCTGGAGGAGGTTGGCCTGATTGCCCGCTACGTGGCCCTAGTGGACCCGGCTGCCGTGGGTCTGGGTACTGACGTATTTGTGGAGATCACGCTGACCGGTCAAGACGAGCCGACCCTGGACGCCTTCGAGCGGGCAGTCAGCGACCGCCCGGAGATCCTCAGTTGCCATCTGATGGCCGGCGACTTTGACTACCTGGTTCACGTGGTGGTCCGGGACGTAGCCGACTACGAGGTCCTCCACCGAACCCACCTGGCCCAACTGCCCGGGGTGGCCCGTATGGTGTCCAGCTTCGCCCTCCGTCCGATCTGCGATCGGACGGCTTACCCGCTGGGCTGA
- the ald gene encoding alanine dehydrogenase yields MDIGVPAETKNAERRVGLTPAAAGELVARGHNVRIETGAGEGAGFGDVAYKEVGATIAGSADQVFADAEMIVKVKEPLAPERARLRPHHTLFTFLHLAADRPQTEDLLASGATCIAYETVTDDAGRLPLLAPMSAIAGRMSIQAGAHALEATQGGAGLLLGGVPGVRPGRVVVIGGGVVGENAAEMAVGLGADVTVLDRSHAVLDGLAKRFAGRVKTVYSTKAELEASVYDADMVIGAVLVKGARAPHLVTRDMLRRMRPGSVIVDVAVDQGGCFETTKPTTHTNPTFAVGGIVHYCVANMPGAVPRTSTQALSNATLPFTLSLADRGTDAALKADPHLLNGLNVCAGGVTDRAVAETFDLEHVDPLVALTRR; encoded by the coding sequence ATGGACATCGGGGTCCCCGCCGAGACAAAGAACGCCGAGCGACGGGTCGGCCTTACTCCGGCCGCCGCCGGAGAACTGGTGGCCCGCGGCCACAACGTGCGCATCGAAACCGGTGCCGGCGAGGGCGCCGGGTTCGGCGACGTGGCCTACAAGGAGGTCGGCGCGACCATCGCCGGTTCGGCCGACCAGGTGTTCGCCGACGCCGAGATGATCGTCAAGGTCAAGGAACCGCTCGCCCCCGAGCGGGCCCGCCTCCGGCCCCACCACACCCTGTTCACCTTCCTCCACCTGGCGGCCGACCGTCCCCAGACCGAGGACCTCCTGGCCAGCGGGGCAACTTGTATCGCCTACGAGACGGTGACAGACGACGCCGGCCGTCTGCCGCTCCTGGCACCCATGTCGGCTATCGCCGGCCGCATGTCTATCCAGGCCGGAGCCCACGCACTGGAGGCCACCCAGGGTGGCGCCGGCCTACTGCTGGGCGGCGTACCCGGCGTGCGTCCGGGCCGGGTCGTCGTCATCGGCGGCGGGGTGGTCGGCGAGAACGCAGCCGAGATGGCCGTAGGCCTGGGAGCCGACGTCACCGTCCTGGACCGCAGCCATGCCGTGCTAGACGGTCTGGCCAAGCGCTTCGCCGGTCGGGTCAAGACCGTGTACTCCACGAAAGCCGAGCTCGAGGCCTCGGTGTACGACGCCGACATGGTGATCGGCGCCGTGCTCGTCAAGGGGGCTCGGGCACCCCACCTGGTGACCCGCGACATGCTCAGGCGCATGCGGCCCGGCTCGGTGATTGTCGACGTCGCCGTCGACCAGGGTGGCTGCTTCGAGACCACGAAACCCACCACTCACACCAACCCCACCTTCGCGGTGGGCGGAATCGTCCACTACTGCGTAGCCAACATGCCAGGCGCCGTGCCCCGCACGTCCACTCAGGCCCTGTCCAACGCCACCCTGCCATTCACGCTGTCCCTAGCCGACAGAGGAACCGATGCCGCTCTGAAGGCCGACCCGCACCTGCTGAACGGCCTAAACGTCTGCGCCGGTGGCGTGACCGATCGCGCCGTGGCCGAGACCTTCGACCTGGAACACGTCGACCCTCTCGTCGCTCTAACTCGGCGCTAG
- the lhgO gene encoding L-2-hydroxyglutarate oxidase — MVVLTDPRADVVVVGGGILGLATAHALIRRLPGISVVVLEKENTVAVHQTGRNSGVIHAGLYYPPGSLKAGLAVRGGERLVDFCADHGIAHDRCGKLVVATSDDQRPQLTALAERARANGVPVTELTPGAAAEHEPHVSCVAALHVPSTGRADFAAVAQSLAGLVAAAGGEVRTGVQAGRATTTAEGWLIDTPNGPIRSRFLVGCAGLHADRVARRSGARPDARILPFRGEYLDVTGPSADLVRGLVYPVPDPRFPFLGVHLTRNLDGGVHAGPNAVLALAREGYNWSDISLRDMASTLVWPGTARLLRRYWRPGLDEMFRSLSRHRFMTAARLLVPGLDAADVRRAPAGVRAQAVDRGGTLLDDFHLLDGDRSLHVLNAPSPAATASLEIGTLVADRVMAGLAH, encoded by the coding sequence ATGGTCGTCCTCACCGACCCTCGGGCTGACGTGGTCGTGGTGGGCGGAGGCATCCTCGGCCTGGCCACAGCCCACGCCCTGATCCGCCGCCTGCCCGGCATCTCGGTGGTGGTGCTTGAGAAGGAGAACACCGTCGCCGTCCACCAGACGGGCCGCAACAGCGGGGTGATCCACGCCGGCCTCTACTACCCACCCGGCTCGCTGAAGGCCGGCCTAGCCGTCCGGGGTGGCGAACGGTTGGTGGACTTCTGCGCCGACCACGGAATCGCCCACGACCGCTGCGGCAAACTGGTCGTGGCCACATCGGACGACCAGCGGCCCCAGTTGACCGCCCTGGCCGAACGGGCCCGGGCCAATGGAGTGCCGGTCACCGAACTCACCCCTGGGGCGGCGGCCGAACACGAGCCCCACGTGTCCTGCGTGGCCGCCCTGCACGTCCCATCCACCGGCCGAGCCGACTTCGCCGCCGTGGCCCAATCCCTCGCCGGGCTAGTCGCGGCGGCGGGTGGAGAAGTCCGGACCGGAGTCCAAGCCGGACGGGCGACGACAACCGCCGAAGGCTGGCTAATCGACACGCCGAATGGCCCGATCCGATCCCGGTTCCTGGTGGGATGCGCCGGACTCCACGCTGACCGGGTGGCTCGACGTTCAGGAGCGCGACCCGACGCCCGCATCCTGCCCTTCCGGGGCGAGTACCTGGACGTGACCGGCCCGTCGGCCGACCTGGTCCGGGGTCTGGTCTACCCGGTTCCCGATCCGCGTTTCCCGTTCCTGGGTGTGCACCTCACCCGGAACCTCGACGGCGGGGTCCACGCCGGCCCCAACGCCGTGCTAGCCCTAGCCCGGGAGGGCTACAACTGGTCCGACATCTCACTACGCGACATGGCTTCAACCCTGGTGTGGCCCGGCACGGCACGGCTCCTGCGTCGCTACTGGCGCCCCGGCCTAGACGAGATGTTCAGGTCGTTGTCACGTCACCGCTTCATGACAGCCGCACGACTGCTAGTCCCAGGCCTCGATGCCGCCGACGTTCGTCGGGCGCCCGCAGGAGTAAGGGCCCAGGCTGTTGACAGGGGTGGCACCCTGCTCGATGACTTCCACCTGCTCGACGGCGACCGGTCGTTGCACGTCCTGAACGCCCCATCACCTGCCGCCACAGCATCGCTGGAGATCGGCACGTTGGTCGCCGATCGCGTGATGGCCGGTCTAGCCCACTGA
- the kynU gene encoding kynureninase, whose protein sequence is MAVSAPGPPPDLRPADELDAADPLAGFRDEFVHADDEPGFVYLDGNSLGRLPQRAVALASEVVERQWGHRLIRSWNEGWFDLPIRLGDRLAGLVGAGPGEVVMADNTSVCLYKAAVAALGVRPDRTRILTDDLNFPSDVQVLRAAARAAGPEHEVVVVGSDGVHGPLDGLRAALDDRTALVSLSHVAYRSGWSWDLGDVTGMAHDAGALVLWDLSHSVGAVPIDLGAARVDLAVGCTYKYLNGGPGSPAFLYVSADLPELTNPVAGWYGSDDPFDFDFNADRAAGATRFLTGTPPVLSAALVSPGLDLVLEAGMDRLRAKSVALTERFLALADEYLVERGFEVRSPRDADRRGSHVALAHPEARAVGQALIHEESVVPDHRPPDLLRFGFAPLYIRFADVDEAVARMVRVVDSGGADRWRETAPVVP, encoded by the coding sequence GTGGCTGTCTCCGCGCCCGGACCCCCTCCGGACCTCCGCCCTGCCGACGAGTTGGATGCCGCCGACCCCCTGGCCGGCTTCCGCGACGAGTTCGTCCACGCCGACGACGAACCGGGGTTCGTCTACCTGGACGGCAACTCGCTGGGTCGACTCCCGCAGCGGGCCGTTGCTCTGGCCTCCGAGGTGGTGGAGCGGCAGTGGGGCCATCGCCTGATCCGTAGTTGGAACGAGGGCTGGTTCGACTTGCCGATCCGCCTCGGCGACCGCTTGGCCGGGTTAGTGGGGGCTGGTCCCGGAGAGGTGGTGATGGCCGACAACACGTCGGTGTGTCTCTACAAGGCGGCCGTGGCCGCCCTGGGGGTACGGCCGGACCGGACTCGGATCCTGACCGACGATCTGAACTTCCCGTCCGATGTCCAGGTCTTGCGGGCCGCGGCCCGGGCTGCCGGACCGGAACACGAGGTGGTGGTGGTGGGATCCGATGGGGTGCATGGTCCGCTGGACGGTCTGCGGGCGGCCCTGGACGACCGGACGGCCCTGGTGTCGCTGTCGCACGTGGCCTACCGGTCGGGATGGAGCTGGGACCTGGGAGACGTCACCGGAATGGCCCACGATGCCGGGGCCCTGGTCCTTTGGGACCTCTCCCATTCGGTAGGGGCGGTCCCGATCGACTTGGGGGCTGCCCGGGTGGACCTGGCCGTGGGGTGTACCTATAAGTACCTCAACGGAGGCCCAGGTTCCCCGGCCTTCCTGTACGTTTCGGCCGACCTGCCGGAACTAACCAACCCGGTGGCTGGCTGGTACGGCAGCGACGACCCGTTCGACTTCGACTTCAACGCCGACCGAGCCGCCGGGGCGACACGGTTCTTGACCGGCACGCCGCCCGTCCTATCGGCGGCGCTGGTGAGCCCCGGTCTGGACCTGGTGCTGGAGGCTGGGATGGACAGGCTGCGGGCCAAGTCGGTAGCCCTGACCGAGCGATTCTTGGCCCTGGCCGATGAGTATCTGGTGGAGCGGGGATTCGAGGTGCGCTCCCCCCGGGACGCCGACCGACGGGGCTCCCACGTGGCGCTGGCCCACCCAGAGGCCCGGGCTGTCGGCCAGGCCCTCATCCACGAGGAGTCGGTGGTTCCCGACCACCGTCCTCCCGACCTGCTGCGCTTCGGCTTCGCTCCGCTCTATATCCGGTTCGCCGACGTGGACGAGGCGGTGGCTCGCATGGTGCGGGTGGTGGACTCCGGTGGTGCCGACCGGTGGAGGGAGACCGCGCCGGTCGTCCCCTAA
- a CDS encoding trimethylamine methyltransferase family protein, whose protein sequence is MTATRRRRRDRSARSRSRASDVVQKLERRIPYYDLLEEDGLDLIQVHADRILAEVGIEVWGDEVTIELFRDAGATVDGPRLRFDPGLVTDIVTRSAPSEFVQHSRDPERSVTIGGKHTVFAPGYGMPFVRDLDRGRRYGTMADLEDLVKINHTLEWTQHSSLVICEPTDVAVNKRHLDMLALHFQHSSKPLLGAITAPERALDSIEMARIVFGTDRLDEHCVIMANINVNSPLVYDGAVTKVIRHYAAAGQGMVICPFILGGAMGPVTPAGAVAQAHAEAMVGMALTQLVRPGAPAIYGNFLTTMSLRSGAPTFGTPEAGLAYFAVGQLARRLGVPVRCGGSFTSSKLPDAQAAQESAASLYTAMMAGANFVLHAAGWLEGGLVMDYEKLVLDNDRLGMTHHLLRGMALDDNAFAMGGFHEVGPGSHFLGSAHTLANYETAYYEAAFGDSASWEQWSEEGELDARQRANADWKARLANHESPPLPAGVDEALAEFVERRKASMDDAWY, encoded by the coding sequence ATGACCGCTACCCGGCGACGCCGAAGAGACCGCAGCGCTCGGTCCCGGTCACGGGCATCGGACGTCGTCCAGAAGCTCGAACGGCGGATCCCCTACTACGACCTGCTCGAGGAGGACGGCCTCGACCTGATCCAGGTGCACGCCGACCGGATCCTGGCCGAGGTCGGGATCGAGGTGTGGGGCGACGAGGTCACCATCGAGCTGTTCCGCGACGCCGGGGCCACCGTTGACGGACCGCGGCTCCGCTTCGACCCCGGCCTCGTGACCGACATCGTCACCCGCAGCGCCCCTAGTGAGTTTGTGCAGCACTCCCGGGACCCCGAGCGGTCGGTGACCATCGGGGGTAAACACACCGTGTTCGCCCCTGGGTACGGCATGCCCTTTGTCCGGGACCTGGACCGGGGGCGTCGCTACGGCACCATGGCCGACCTCGAGGACCTAGTAAAGATCAACCACACCCTGGAGTGGACGCAGCACTCGAGCCTGGTGATCTGTGAACCGACTGACGTCGCGGTCAACAAGCGCCACCTGGACATGCTGGCACTCCACTTCCAGCACTCCTCCAAGCCGCTTCTGGGAGCCATCACCGCACCCGAGCGGGCGCTGGACTCCATCGAGATGGCCCGCATCGTTTTCGGCACCGACCGCCTCGACGAGCACTGCGTGATCATGGCCAACATCAATGTGAACTCGCCGCTGGTGTACGACGGTGCGGTCACCAAGGTGATCCGGCACTACGCGGCGGCCGGCCAGGGCATGGTCATCTGCCCGTTCATCCTGGGCGGGGCTATGGGGCCGGTGACCCCGGCCGGCGCGGTGGCCCAGGCCCACGCCGAGGCCATGGTGGGGATGGCCCTCACCCAACTGGTCCGTCCCGGCGCGCCGGCCATTTACGGAAACTTCCTGACCACCATGTCACTGCGGTCTGGCGCCCCAACGTTCGGTACCCCTGAGGCCGGGCTGGCCTACTTCGCTGTCGGCCAGTTGGCGCGACGCCTGGGCGTACCTGTGCGCTGTGGCGGCTCTTTCACCTCGTCCAAGTTGCCCGACGCCCAGGCCGCCCAAGAGAGCGCCGCCTCGCTGTACACGGCGATGATGGCCGGAGCGAACTTCGTGCTGCACGCCGCAGGCTGGCTGGAGGGTGGCCTGGTAATGGACTACGAGAAGCTGGTGCTCGACAACGACAGGCTGGGAATGACCCACCACCTGCTCCGCGGCATGGCCCTGGATGACAACGCCTTCGCCATGGGCGGCTTCCACGAGGTGGGGCCGGGTAGCCACTTCCTCGGATCGGCCCACACCCTGGCCAACTACGAGACCGCCTACTACGAGGCCGCCTTTGGTGACTCGGCCTCGTGGGAGCAGTGGAGCGAGGAGGGCGAGCTGGATGCTCGACAGCGGGCCAACGCCGACTGGAAGGCCCGCCTAGCCAACCACGAGTCGCCACCCCTGCCGGCCGGTGTGGACGAGGCCCTGGCCGAGTTCGTGGAGCGTAGGAAGGCGTCAATGGACGACGCCTGGTACTAG